The Hemiscyllium ocellatum isolate sHemOce1 chromosome 22, sHemOce1.pat.X.cur, whole genome shotgun sequence genome includes a region encoding these proteins:
- the LOC132826398 gene encoding gastrula zinc finger protein XlCGF7.1-like, with translation MERHDDTYTKEKPWKCVDCGKGFKYPSRLETHRHSHTGERPYTCSMCGKGFTRAFDLLKHERTHTGMRPFICPECGKGFSDSSNLLTHQRVHTGERPFPCSECGKGFSDSSSLCRHQRVHTGERPFICCECGKGFSQSAHLLRHQRVHTGERPFFCSECGKGFSDSSYLLTHQRLHTGERPFPCSECGKAFSLLSNLRAHQLVHTDEKPFKCTHCEKSFKCKREVLTHEHIHTGERPFPCSVCRKQFLRSKSLLRHQRIHIGEKLLPTAFWESIYTVSPPSETPASSQVIAGQISVADIVVNETSIHHSVLQGAGSI, from the coding sequence ATGGAGAGGCATGATGACACCTACACCAaggagaaaccatggaaatgtgtggactgtgggaagggattcaaatACCCATCCCGGCTGGAAACTCAtcgacacagtcacactggggagagaccgtacacctgctctatgtgtgggaagggattcacacGGGCTTTTGACCTTTTGAAACATGAACGTACTCACACTGGGATGAGGCCGTTCatctgccccgagtgtgggaaaggattcagtgACTCATCCAACCTCCTGACACACCAGCGAGTTCatactggggagagaccattcccctGCTCTgaatgtgggaagggattcagtgattcatccagCCTGTGcagacaccagcgagttcatactggggagaggccattcatttgctgtgagtgtgggaagggattcagtcagtcagcccacctgctgagacaccagcgggttcacactggggagaggccgttcttctgctcagagtgcgggaagggattcagtgACTCATCCTACCTGCTGACACACCAGCgactccacactggggagaggccattcccctgctctgagtgtggCAAGGCATTCTCTCTCTTATCAAATCTCCGGGCACACCAACTAGTTCATACTGATGAGAAACCTTTCAAGTGTACACATTGTGAGAAGAGCTTTAAATGCAAACGTGAAGTGCTGACACATGAACACATTcatactggggagaggccattcccctgctcaGTGTGTAGAAAACAATTTCTCCGTTCAAAAAGCCTTCTGAGACACCAGCGAATACACATTGGTGAGAAGTTGTTACCCACTGCCTTCTGGGAAAGCATTTACACAGTCAGCCCACCCTCtgagacaccagcgagttcacaagtGATTGCAGGGCAGATATCTGTTGCGGATATTGTTGTTAATGAAACTTCGATTCATCACTCAGTCCTCCAGGGAGCTGGATCAATATGA